The following is a genomic window from Carassius gibelio isolate Cgi1373 ecotype wild population from Czech Republic chromosome B7, carGib1.2-hapl.c, whole genome shotgun sequence.
AAGCCAAATTGCATCTCTAACCGATCATGTTGCcctttgtaaatgtaataaattgcaatagcaataaaaaaaaattacaatgcttTATTGCAAAGTGCTTCAGTAATGTATATGGAAAGGGGACATTTGAGCGTCGGGTAAACAGATAAATGTTAGTGATTAGTTATTAGGCAAGGAAGTACCAAGCTTTATGATAATGTTGCTAATTTAAGTTAAATCTAATTGGCTCCATGCCAGTAAGCTTAATGCCACTGAGTTTTTTGTGTATCTATCTCTTTgttaatttacttaaaattagTGTTTGACTATTAGATTATCTAGTAGCACCTTTAGATTTGTTAATATGAAATGTGTCTGGATGCAGGCTATTATAGTACAGAAAAAAACACGCTTTATTTTGTATCACGTCACATTAAATTTCTCCCCAAAATATTTTGACATGCGATCTCAAAAGTGtctttgtggctatttctgtttgCGGAGGTAATGTAAAGCAAACAGTCAGTTGTTTATTCTCTCAGTGGCTAACGTGTGTGACAACGGATTTGTGGGGGTGACTGCGAGCCCCCAAATAAGATCTGCAAACACTTCTGACCTTAAACAAATTAATTCCTTTATATTGACAGTCGGACACAAAACAAATGTGCCAGACAAAGCAGATAGGATAAGGAAAGTCAGAAGTCATCGAGCTGCGGCCTGTAGCCTCTGTCCTCCACATCTGCACTACAATCTCATTCTCTCATTCCCCAACCTGCACTGAGCCAATATGTCCCTGTCACTCAGGAAAAGAGCCGATGTGCCCAACGACTGCAGAACTATCTGGCCTCTGCTGAGTAAGTTACATCAGGTCTTGTTGCTGACTGTGGCAAATTCACTATAAGGACCTCTGAGTACAGCAGACAAGCATTGACTGTGGTAGTGAAGTGGCCTGTTAGTCAGAGAAAAGATGCATTTATCTGCATAGCTATACCTCAATATAAACTGTTAATTCATGGCTGAATTTGTAGCAGTTgctacttcagtcttcagtgtcacgggatccttcagaaatcattaaaacatactgtaatgaATGTCAccgaacaataaaaataaataaataaaataaaaacacacttcaTTAAAAAACAGACAACTTAGTAAAAACGTTACTGTCCAGTTCCAGAGTTTTAATGCACAATTAAAAGATATTAATGAATgataatgatctttttttttcaataatattttcagtaatgattttgttttgggtAATGATAAAGTAATGATACAGTTTTGGGGGGAAATTTTGAGACCATTATATACATTCAGTACCATCACTTAACAGTGGTATAATCGGggaaacatatataaaataaataataatcaaagtCAAAATTCAGAAGGTCAGGTGGGAATGTAAAATCCTTAGGACTCGACTGCCCTCTAGTGTTGAAGTGGGATcactatctgtaacacctgtccaCTAATGGCTGCGTTCACACCTGGCAACACCAACTATTACTTCTCTATCTGGATAACCGATCGGATCTGTCTTTCCAGCGCAATAAGTCTATTTAAATAAGTCTGCAGGACATCTTACAAATCAAAGACAAGAGTAGGAGTGTAACTAGCGTGTGTTCTCCGTCACTCTTCGCACAGATCGCGAGATCGGGATTATGCGTGAGGTCGACCTGCGAATGCAGACACTATGGCTGAATTGCGTTTACATTACACTGAGATCCCGATCACAATGCGTCCTCGACTACCTCTGGACCAGGACACACTGATCAGAGATAACATTGCGATCAGAAGTGCGTTTGCACTTGtcttttcagtgtgtgtgtgtgtgtgtgtgtgtgtgtgtgtgtgtgtgtgtgtgtgtgtgtgtgtgtgtctgtgtgtgtgtggacaacaTCCGGATACAGGTAACATGTTATGCTGAGTGTAAACGCAGCCAAAGTTGCCTATTCAAAACTAGCAGACTTGttgattattatgattttttttccagctgtttggactctcattctgacggtacccattcactgcagaggattcattggtgagaaagtgatataatgctacatttcttcaaatctcttctgttgaataaacaaactcatctacatgttgGCTGACCTGATAGTGAGTCAATTTTAAGCAtgcactttttatgtaattttcacTATTTCTTTTAAATGATCCACGGTTCTACAGTCTGACAGAACCCCTAAATAAGTAGATGACATAAGTCGTTCCTTAATAGCAGCACTGGACTGTGTgtaaaagtgtgtatgtgtgtaggtcAGATTTTGACAACATTTTGGAAAccacaaaaataaaagctaaattcaCATAGACTGCAGGAGAAGCCCAGTAGGAAAACAGCTTCAAAAGATAGTaaattctgtgtgtgtttgtgtgtgtgtgtgtgtgcgtgcgtgaatGTCTGGGAATCATAGATGAAGTATTCTTGCCATCACTTTGTGTTTTGATGACAGTTTACTGTATCTTTCCGTCTGTCTGTAAGAAACCCACAGGCCTCGCGTGCCTTAGCAGACCAGACACTCGGCAACAtaatatctattttaattttcaagAAGATTATCACCAATGTGCTCTTTAATGATACCAATGTAAAAGACTAATGCTTAAGGCAACAGCAATAATATTTgacactttatttattatttttttaagtacttgGTGTTAATATAGCAACTTAAAGTGTCTTACAAACATTCACATGACACCTGATTTTTGCATTAGATCTGAAAGCTGAAAGGTTAGAGTGTCACTGTTTCATCATTAACTGTGGTTGATCTTTTAATGTTGTAAATTAGTTTTACAGAGCTCCAGATATACATACAGTGGACGCTCATCTCACAGCTACTAAAAAGTTGtgaaatgtgacactgaaaactagacCAGTCCGTCGCCTTTACTATCACATCGCAGACACATTCTGTGGCAGAGAGCATTGGCTCTTTATGGATACTCATAGAATAGAGTTTCTGTGCAAACAGAGTTTCAGTTGCAAGACAGCCTTAATATAGTTCTCCAGACAACCGCTGCATTCTGGCAGGAAGGCTAATGTGCAGTTGATTACTTTAAACTATTGCATACATATGAAGGGAACCACTGACAGACAGGGCAATAGGGAAGGACAAATTTAAACCAAGCTGTTAGGATTAATGACTACTCCTAAATGTAATTAATCTGTCAGTCAACTTAACATAGATACCCTGGTTTCTAAGGAAAAGctaaatattgtttgtttgtgcaaaataattacattttctaaaCAATGTCACTTAAAATTCAGCCAAAATCATTCAGAGggccatattttattttattatttaaaaatattttaattattatttttaaagaattaaatgattgtatttttacatattttatttaaattattttcttttttcgaatataaatatataaaatatattttcttaaatatataaatgttaatacaactcaatgcatttaggctgATTTtgagttaaatattattattattaataatatattttaatatgttattaatatgACTCAAACTAGTCAGGCTGAATTAAAATCAATGAATCattatgaattaatgaattaatgggTGGATCaatgaatgaatacatatttGACTTAATCCAGTTATGATATGACCTCTACCACTATGAAATACTATAAATATAATTGTTATAACTTcatgtattatgttttattttctaaGGAAAAGTTTGTTTGCAAAATCATTTAACCTTTAAAAAATGTTACTAGTCACTTCAAATTCAGCCAAAAAGCCATTCAGAGGgccatacatatttattttagttttgctaaaaatgttaaatgtttctcATATATATTTGattcaatatataaaatatattaatataaataaaacattttaataatactgtGTGTTTAGACTAATATAAAATGTTTGGTTGTTACctcctgaaatacatttttaagttatCTGACTTTGtgaaataaatttgtattaaactttcagttgcactttattttcagatgtccttgttacagtttaatgtttttcagtactaagtaatattaattaactacatgtatacTTACtaaatggttagggttaggattagtgtttggcttagggttactttcATGTATATGCATAATTAATGGTTATTATAATATTGCATACATGTAACATGggtaacaaagacaccttaaaataaagtgttaccaaacttgCTGCAAGAAGGGCTAATGAAAATTAATGTAAGTTGCACGGACCGGAGTTCATTTGACCCTCAGAGAGGCCTTAACTTACCTTAAACACTCATTCTCACTATCATTGACATCAGTTTGCAGAACAAGCTGGAAAGCACCTGCTTGGCTCTGATCAGAGCTGCGGTGAGAGATAGACGACTGTTTACAGATGGTCAAACACTCAGGTTGAGTCAAATACTCCATCTAAAATCACAGGGTACTGAATTCTGCTCATGCACACCACCTGATAAACCCTTAACACGGCTGCTGTGAACTGACTTATAGGAAGTGGTATAAAAAAGATGTCTTACCTCCCTTAAGGGCTGAAAGTTTTAAATGAAGTCCTTATATTGGACGGTATGTGAACAGACTCACAGGAAGGGAGAGTACTGGCGAGTGCACAAAGAAACTCTCGAGATTAAGACATTGCAATCCAATGATGAGAATTTACAGCACACTTGAATCCAGAAAAATTGGCTGAGAATGTAAGCTGTATTCGGGTGTGTCTAACTAATCAGCTCTCAACTGTGTGAACTGCCATTTGATGATTAATAGATGACATGATTTAACACCTGTTGGATTAATACGGCCACTGAATGTAACTGTATCTGAACATACTGGAGCAGACTGGAGCCATTTAAATAGCGCACTAAAATTACCCTGTTTGTGGCAGCCcagtatatatgcatgtgtgcatatgtgtgtgtgtttattaataaaaaaacactagaatgtatgaaatataaaagAACAATCACTCAAATAGACCTACATAGCACCATACTAGAAGCTATCCCATCTTGGCAGATGGTGTTGAGTTAGTCTTTAGTACTAAGGTCAGATCTCAGGCTCAGGCAGTCGTATGGTGGTCTTCTCATTCAGCCTACAGTTGCTGAAGGAATGTAAACATGATATACCAGTCTGAAACATTTCAGGTCTCCAGCAGGCCTTGTTCTACTGTATGTGgtgcaaaaacaaagcaaaagtcTTTACATTCATTGGCCAAACAGTTAGAATGGAAAAGCAGGTAAGCATACATTTGGTGAAGATATATAggatacatattaaaaataattcgtTTTGATGTGAAACGCAAAGGATTTAGTAtccaatctgttttttttttttttttttttatatatttaaattgtattttaatctgCCAAAAAGTATAGTAAATTGTAAAACCTAATTGTGTCAATGTAAAACATATGTTATTGAGCTTAGTTTGCAGCACATGACATTGTCCTACACTGCAGACATAAAAAATGTTCTGTATTACTATTATATGCTCAttactattataaatattaaatatgatatgATGAAATGTGCACCATGAGTGCAATGTAACTTGCtcttgctttggataaaattgtctgcCAAATGGAAAAATCCCACACTTAAATACTGATTAATACGCAAATAAAACATGTTAATATTCAACGTATGTTTTACTGTAAAACCTTCACTCAGGTACTAGAGCAAAATaagtcaatattttaatatacaggACTTTTTTCCCCTCAGATTTAATCTGTATGGGAAAGGAAAACATGAATGTGAATAAGGTACTTAGAAAACTTGAAGACTTCAAATAAAACAGCATGTGTCTGTAAACACATTTAGCTTCTAACccccataacaacaacaacaacaactactactATTAACAGTACATATAAATCTGCATTGCTTGTGCATGTCtacttaattaaatattcatattagaCCACTCCCTCAAACACCATAGgcaaataaaaaccttttttttccgattcattttttttttaatcgacaAATGTTCCTTCAAACGTAGAGAATACAAATTAAAGcacattatttttagtttaattgtgaaaaatataaataaaaggcaATTAGAACAAATTCATTTTTGAGTGACTACTGCTGGAGAACAAATGGCGTACGCTTATTGTTTACTGCAAAGGAGCTGTCCAGCGCTGTGGTGCTGAGCTCGCTCCAAAACTATGGTTTTATGCATGAAAACTAAATCTTCCACTGAATAATGGCAGGAAAAAGAAATTGTTATAGGTGAAGATATAGGTGACTATAACTAAACTACCCAACACTTCTATGGAAAAGCATCATCTCTAATCCCTCTCATATTCGTCATACTGTAACTCCATTCAGAGCgtcaacatttccatcacatgacTGAGAGCGAATATATGGCAGtgacatatttattttgttgggTTAAGGCGGTGACACGTCAAAAGCGCACATTGTTGAGCGAGAAGCTTAAGGAGGATTCATTTTTAGCACAAATGTTGTGTCGGGGGAGTCAGCCTTGTCTGCTGTATGTAACAAAACACTATGAACATAACATCCCGGTTCTAAAATAGCCGTTTTCGCATTTCGTCATCTGCTCTAAATGTGCAGTCATGTGGATTTTAAGTAACAGCGCGCAACACAACAGGCTTCCTGTGTCTTCAGATTAACGCTTTGCATTGCATCGATACGGGAATATTAATGGCATATTCTACAAGAACGTACAGTAGGGTGACAGTAGGGTGGTTTGTCTCAGGAGGTCGCGTGGTGTGAACGTCCGGTGCGCGTGTAAAATGACGGTCTCGGGTGAGGAAGGCAGAGCAGAGCCACAACTTCACTAGGACTGGACAACAAGCAGTGCAGTGGGGATTCCTGGGGACTGGTGTCTCTCCTAAAATACTTCAGGTTGTACAACCACGGCTTTATCAGCAACAAATCAAATGGCAGCTTCGGAGAAAACACTCATCTACCAAGAAGGCTCCCATTCGTTTAAAAACTTTCTTTCCAAACGGGATATGCGCCTGATAGCCGCACAAGAAGAGTCAAATTATGTGGATATCAACGACCTGCTGGAACTGAAATTTGATGATACAAAaacagtgaaagtgacatttgAAAACTCGGGTCCACTGGCAATAATTAAAGACATTGGTGGCATGAGCGATTCACAAGGAGAGCACAAACCTTGCACTGAAAAAGTAAATGAATCTACTGAACATGAATGCACAATGAAGGAATGCGTGGAAAAGTCGAGCTCTTTTGAAACAGCAGCTTTTGAAATACATAAAGTCGATAAAAACGACACGGAATGTACCGAGGAAACAGAACAAGAGCCCAAATCCCGAAATTTGGAGACGCAGAGCACAGGAAGCAATAACCATGAACAATACAATGATGTTTATATGAGCAGCAGAAGTGAATCGGATGATGAGGTCACAGTGGTGCTTTCGGATCAATGCACGCCTGAAATCCGTGAAGATGAATCGCACTATATCACAACCCACGAAATCCAGCTTTTGGAGTTGGACCACGATACGGATTACGATTTTGAGACGGGATCCAGCTGGGATATCGAGGACGATCTCCAGGTCTACTCGTTTGTCGATTATGCGTCTTTTGACAGTGATGAAACGATAGGTGCAAAAGAAAGCAAACAGGCTAATGCGAACGAGGCAGTGGACAGCAGTAAGCCTGAAAGCAATCTCTGTGACGCGGACAAATGTGCCAGCTCAGATGAGGGCCtgtcaaaaaagcaaaaaaaagcaGCTGGGCAgattcacctgtcaatcaaagccACTTCCCGCGCTGTGAATGAGCCAGGCAACATCCAAGAACATGCAAAAGGCATCAGCCGCTATGTTTTGAGAGGAGTGGATGCAAGAGGTGACAATGTGTGTGATAACGCAAAGTGTTTCATTGCTGTGCCGGGGCGCTTGCACTTTGGCAGCAAACTGAAATGCAAAGATGTGAACGACTATTCCAGCGGTGCGTCCAGCGCGATGAGCGAACTGGATGACGCCGATAAGGAAGTGCGCAATCTCACAGCCAgggcattcaaaagtttggcgtACCCATATTTTGATGCCATAAACTTTAGTACTTCTAGTGAGTCTTCTGCTTCAGAGCATGGGCTGGGAATCAACAGGTGGTCCACGTTTGTTGACCTAAAGTATGGCAAAGCGAGGGATCAAAACCTAGCAGCACATAAAGGCTCCACATCCAATTTCCATTTCGCCAAAAAGAGGGACGGTAAGGAGATAACGGGCTTGACTTTGACTAGCATGCGAGCGCCCCCAGTCGAGATATTTGCACTGAACGGCAGTTTGATGAGCCGCAAAAACGCATCGACTACCACAAAAAAGGCTGAGCTCATGGGGAAGTTTTCACAGGGGCAAAGTAACCTCATAAGACTGACCGAAACGCTCAATTTTCGATGCAATGTCAAATCCGGGCAGCCTGTAAACGAAAGCACTGGAGGATCACGTTCCACAGATGAAGTTACAAACACCTTGCCAAGCGCTCAAGTGAGTGAGGCCAGCAAACAACtctgcaatgcagaggaaaccaTGGAAGACACACACAAGAAAGCCATATTCGCATCGAGTCTCCTCAAAAATGTCATTTCTAAGAAAATGCAGTTCGAGCAGGAGCGCAAAATGGAGAGGGGCGAGATTTGCGAGGCGCACCACGCGCCCTCCCCGTGCCTCGGGACGCACGAAGCGCACAGAGAGAAAACGGCCAAGAAAAATTCCAAAGGGCTGCAAAGGCAAAGCTCGAAATTCTCAGAAGCCGACTCCGACTTCACGATCGTCTGCGTGGACGATCTGGGCGACATAGTAGACGGTAATTCAAGCGATGCCAAAGACGACGGGCGCAAAGAAGAGCCTTTGACGAGTGCATCAGAAACGAATTTAGAGTCGGCGAATGATACTAAAAAAGGAGCATTCGAAGCATCCAAAAGCACGCTGCTTCGAAGCCAAAATAGCGCGTTCAGATCGTGGAGGGACGGCGAGCTAGAGTTTCAAAAGGAACATAAAAACGACAAAACTCCTGAGGAGAAACCGCTCCGCGAGTGTCCGGGGGAAACCAGCTTCAGCGTCGATTCGGCGAGCGGCAAGCACACCAAAATGTCACATTTGTTTGTGCCAAGCATACAGCTTCCGTCCGCGGACCGGGATCTCAGGAAACCGCCGCCGAGTGGGAATACCTCCGCGCGCGATCAGGCTTTGAAGTGGCGCTCAGACACGCTCTATGTGTCCGACGCCACACGCAGTGCCGTGACAGCGAAATCGCCAGAAATCAAAATAAGTTTGCGGAGCGTTAGGGACAACAAAAGCGACCCGTTCAATATCGCGAAGCTACTGACTCCCAATTTAGGCTGCAAGACAGCTGAGGACAACAGGTGCCAGGCGCTCGCCGTGGCTTTCAAGGGTGAGTCGTCTGACAAAGTGCCTCACTTTATAGTCAGAGACATTAGAGATAACAAAGGCAAGTTACAGACCCCTATTCACCAGGTTAGAGACGTGCGTAAACTGGTTAAGAGCTCATATCACTTTGTGGCTTTAGATAACGACAACAAATCTAGCCACTCGACTTGTGATGGAGAGCACAAGACATTGAAGCAGAGTCCTTATCTGAACTCAGCCTCTCTTTCACCCATAGTGATTAAATGCCAGTCTGTGAATACAAATAGCAATGTGAAGCAATCCGGAAATTTAATAGACCCCCCCAAGAGACGATTTCCAGAGGATATGGTTGAGACAGACAGGTCCTCCCCTCACGTTGCTGTAGCTAACAGGCTGCCAAAGCAAGAAGTGCCAGCTGGAGTGAGAATTGAAACAAGCACACAAAAACAAGATAAATCGAGCGACACAGCCGAGAAGAAAGGCGAACCCAAAATGGCCAACCAGGCTGCTTTGGAAAAATTGCAAGCTGCTGTCAAAACGATGGAGCAGCTGTATGTTTTTGACAAGAACgagtggaagagaaaaacagaacCACGGCCGATAATGGACAGCCACGTGCTTTCGCTCATCACCAATGAGAAACACAGCGTGGACGAACAGGAAAGCACTTCTAGCTCCACTCCGGCTGCTAGATTGCTAAGACAAAATTCAAACTCAAACCTGAATGAGATGCCACCTCAAAAAGATGACAAGTCATCAAGCACTCCGATCGCACGGGAAGATCAAAAAGGCCCTAGACCGCTAATGCAGCTCACAGCAATGCCGTGTAAGAACATAAGCCAGAAACCATTAGCTACAAAGACACTGCAAACGCACGTTGCATCACCAGCGACTTTGAGCTCCAAGGGTGTTCCACCTAAATCTCAGAAAATACCTGTTTCTCTGAAGATAACGCAGCCAAAGCGTGTACTAGAAGAGCGGGAGCGGCCGAACGGCAGTGAGACTGAGTTTGCCCCGCTGCAGTTCACTTCCACAGCAGATTCGGAGAACTACCTAACCATACCAGTGAAGCCTCAAGCAACACCTGCCATAAAGCCAACCATGTCTGGATTGGGCAAAACAGCTGTTTATACAATCCCAACTGGAGGAGGTAAAGCCCAAACAGCCAGTCCGCCTTCTTACCTGATTCACAGTGACACCAGAGGCCATCCGTCACCAAAACGTTCATCTTTTGTGATGGAGACACGGTCCCCAGATACCCCTTCTGCTGCTATTTACCACACACCCCTGCCTGTCCCAATGCAAGCTGCGCAGCCTCAATTCATTTGCTTCTCCCCTACAGTACAACCCTCCCCCATCCCGACAGATCACTTCCAGGCAACCCAAAGAAAGATGCTGCTGGATCCCACCACGGGAAACTACTACTTGGTGGACACTCCGGTGCAGCCATCAACCAGGCGTTTTTTTGACCCGGAAACCGGGCAGTTTGTGGACGTCCCCATGCCACAGCAGCCTCCCATGACCCCTGTCCCAATGCCAATATCCCCTCTCGCTCTCGGCCCGGGAGCTTACGGCCATACCTACATGTTTTACCCGGGATACATGCCAACCGCGATGATCCCCGCACGCACTATTCCGTCCCAGCTCTCTATGCAGTCAGAAGCAGATGATGGGGATAAATCCCATTCACACATGGGTCAGCAGGAGGATGGAGCTTACATGGAGAGCCCTTATTATATGCCATCTGGAAAGCTGTCGCAAACAACCTCCATGGCTCAACATGTTAAATCCAGCAGGCTGGCCAACAGCAAGCAGCCTGTCATCAGCATCACCTCCCAGCAAGGGCCAAGGATCATCGCTCCCCCCTCCTTCGATGGCACCACCATGAGCTTTGTGGTGGAGCATAGGTAAAACCCCACTCACCTACAGCGTAAgtgcaaattatatatttttcatcatatttgcatgcaaaaaaaatgtcatagtggttagtgcaaacaaaaaaaaaattaatatatatttaatgtatataatcAGCTAGACAACATGACTTAAGAtccataagaattttttttattattattatttattacgtTTTTATTTCTCCAACCTTTTGTTAGGGCTTTGTTTAAATCTTTTGAATatcatctttaaaatgttttacaggaATAAATCGGTTACAGTATTTTATACTGAATACCCTTTTTGTAAGTTAAAACTTTTTTAGGgttttacagtatatatgtacATTGTATATAATTAATTCAAGAAGACCATAGAAATGATTtatctgaaattattttaaagaacTATTCCAGGTTGGGGaaattattttgcttttatttgactGTTTCAGTTCAGAGCACAATGTTAGGCTATATAGATCATATgggtaaatgaattaatttactaATTCATATGGATAAATTCAATTCTTTCATTTTCTCATGTAGTTTAAAATTGATATTTCATTCAAAACCAAATACAaagcaaaaaaggaaaaataaaagaccaaaaaaataaatttacagtaaatgtacaataaataaccACAAATTAACAATAAATGTAACAGTAATGTGCTGGTCACATCTAGCTATAACTGTTTCCTTGTAGTGCTTTTTTGTTCTTCCTGGTCACAAGGGGTCCTGTTTAATCTAATCTtaattgcttttttaaatataaaatgacattGATTTGTGGGGCACCTGTTTAAGTGTCTGCTTATATTACTTGCAGCTAATAATGGCCTTCTTTTGAAGAACTGTTTTTGTCAAAACAACATTAGACCCcctttgactttcattgtatggacaaaaaaaggacattttgtattgacattctttaaaatagttttgtgttctgcagaagaagaaaaaagtcatagTTGAAAGCCAGAAGCCAGCTGCTCTTTTAAGAGTGTTGCATTTATGCCTTCTGCAGATGATTCTGTACAAACTAACAGTGAAAGCTTACAATCTTGCAATGCATTCAGTGTATATATGGCTTATGAGTTAGAATCGGACACATAACCTTGACTAACTGTCATCGTACAGAATTCGGTGGACCCACATTGccacaatgttttttatttctctATTCACTCTtaggaaaaaaggtacaaaagctgtcaatgaggttgtaccttttcaaaaggtaaaaatatgtacctttaaggttcTTTTATGCACCACactgcagaac
Proteins encoded in this region:
- the LOC127961097 gene encoding uncharacterized protein C4orf54 homolog, whose amino-acid sequence is MAASEKTLIYQEGSHSFKNFLSKRDMRLIAAQEESNYVDINDLLELKFDDTKTVKVTFENSGPLAIIKDIGGMSDSQGEHKPCTEKVNESTEHECTMKECVEKSSSFETAAFEIHKVDKNDTECTEETEQEPKSRNLETQSTGSNNHEQYNDVYMSSRSESDDEVTVVLSDQCTPEIREDESHYITTHEIQLLELDHDTDYDFETGSSWDIEDDLQVYSFVDYASFDSDETIGAKESKQANANEAVDSSKPESNLCDADKCASSDEGLSKKQKKAAGQIHLSIKATSRAVNEPGNIQEHAKGISRYVLRGVDARGDNVCDNAKCFIAVPGRLHFGSKLKCKDVNDYSSGASSAMSELDDADKEVRNLTARAFKSLAYPYFDAINFSTSSESSASEHGLGINRWSTFVDLKYGKARDQNLAAHKGSTSNFHFAKKRDGKEITGLTLTSMRAPPVEIFALNGSLMSRKNASTTTKKAELMGKFSQGQSNLIRLTETLNFRCNVKSGQPVNESTGGSRSTDEVTNTLPSAQVSEASKQLCNAEETMEDTHKKAIFASSLLKNVISKKMQFEQERKMERGEICEAHHAPSPCLGTHEAHREKTAKKNSKGLQRQSSKFSEADSDFTIVCVDDLGDIVDGNSSDAKDDGRKEEPLTSASETNLESANDTKKGAFEASKSTLLRSQNSAFRSWRDGELEFQKEHKNDKTPEEKPLRECPGETSFSVDSASGKHTKMSHLFVPSIQLPSADRDLRKPPPSGNTSARDQALKWRSDTLYVSDATRSAVTAKSPEIKISLRSVRDNKSDPFNIAKLLTPNLGCKTAEDNRCQALAVAFKGESSDKVPHFIVRDIRDNKGKLQTPIHQVRDVRKLVKSSYHFVALDNDNKSSHSTCDGEHKTLKQSPYLNSASLSPIVIKCQSVNTNSNVKQSGNLIDPPKRRFPEDMVETDRSSPHVAVANRLPKQEVPAGVRIETSTQKQDKSSDTAEKKGEPKMANQAALEKLQAAVKTMEQLYVFDKNEWKRKTEPRPIMDSHVLSLITNEKHSVDEQESTSSSTPAARLLRQNSNSNLNEMPPQKDDKSSSTPIAREDQKGPRPLMQLTAMPCKNISQKPLATKTLQTHVASPATLSSKGVPPKSQKIPVSLKITQPKRVLEERERPNGSETEFAPLQFTSTADSENYLTIPVKPQATPAIKPTMSGLGKTAVYTIPTGGGKAQTASPPSYLIHSDTRGHPSPKRSSFVMETRSPDTPSAAIYHTPLPVPMQAAQPQFICFSPTVQPSPIPTDHFQATQRKMLLDPTTGNYYLVDTPVQPSTRRFFDPETGQFVDVPMPQQPPMTPVPMPISPLALGPGAYGHTYMFYPGYMPTAMIPARTIPSQLSMQSEADDGDKSHSHMGQQEDGAYMESPYYMPSGKLSQTTSMAQHVKSSRLANSKQPVISITSQQGPRIIAPPSFDGTTMSFVVEHR